A DNA window from Drosophila pseudoobscura strain MV-25-SWS-2005 chromosome 2, UCI_Dpse_MV25, whole genome shotgun sequence contains the following coding sequences:
- the LOC4802735 gene encoding uncharacterized protein isoform X1 translates to MCFRSETEIQEIKGENMPQKVLTRRQRKAADATRQAEEEALKNPQPVTAVKGVKRVQAMPPEKQQQITPGGKPPAPTPLSPPKPPTSGRTGTAPINKTAKLTQKRTQSSKLVESIIYSKNPVPSGRLPKKMPEALNLEPKPLSGAKPRTAGSASASAPAAAVGPGTSTESEMWREIQPGHQKRAKEHLLSIWNKIQKHMGVSTMNTKNSHKTVNIPLLNKICEEIKSRWQGILPADGEETQPEIYGRRQREVSPSLSSLSFTPSEMELIPQTLEAVENYLASVGTENDFDFEKSVQQADAAQIAPQLQPELPENSVKKPEKAQKSVTIRPDDSIEIIGQTGYFVITGTDEQLAQKLIDLKDQGVTVEQSIQLPEGTEGIVLQQLEELLLNREQIIQKMHSKHDTLSMRREPREKKKLNKKA, encoded by the exons ATGTGCTTTCGAAGTGAAACAGAAATACAAGAAATCAA AGGGGAAAACATGCCACAAAAGGTGTTAACACGTCGCCAGCGGAAGGCAGCCGATGCCACACGTCAAGCAGAAGAAGAGGCGCTCAAGAATCCACAACCAGTGACCGCTGTGAAAGGTGTGAAAAGGGTTCAGGCAATGCCGccggagaagcagcagcagataacACCAGGAGGTAAGCCCCCCGCACCCACGCCCCTATCACCGCCAAAGCCACCGACAAGTGGCAGAACAGGGACTGCTCCAATCAACAAGACAGCAAAACTGACACAGAAGCGGACACAATCGAGCAAACTGGTGGAGTCGATAATCTACAGCAAGAACCCAGTGCCCAGTGGAAGGCTTCCGAAGAAGATGCCCGAGGCACTAAACCTTGAGCCCAAGCCCCTTTCTGGGGCTAAGCCTCGGACTGCTggctcagcctcagcctctgcccctgccgctgccgttggcCCTGGCACTAGCACGGAAAGTGAAATGTGGCGCGAGATTCAGCCCGGGCATCAGAAGCGTGCCAAGGAGCATCTGCTTTCGATATGGAACAAAATACAGAAACATATGGGGGTCAGCACCATGAACACTAAAAACTCGCATAAGACGGTGAATATCCCATTGTTGAATAAGATCTGCGAGGAAATCAAGAGTCGTTGGCAGGGAATCTTGCCGGCTGACGGCGAAGAGACCCAGCCGGAGATCTATGGGAGGCGCCAGAGAGAAGTGTCGCCGAGCTTGTCCTCGCTGAGCTTCACACCCAGTGAAATGGAGCTGATTCCCCAGACATTGGAAGCAGTCGAAAACTATTTGGCGAGCGTCGGGACTGAAaacgacttcgacttcgagaAGTCAGTACAGCAGGCTGATGCCGCACAGATTGCGCCCCAGTTGCAGCCCGAGCTCCCCGAAAATAGTGTGAAAAAGCCCGAGAAAGCCCAGAAATCTGTTACCATCCGTCCAGACGACTCCATTGAGATCATTGGCCAAACCGGCTACTTCGTCATCACCGGCACAGACGAACAGTTGGCCCAAAAGCTCATCGACCTGAAAGACCAAGGCGTTACTGTCGAGCAGTCCATACAGCTCCCGGAGGGCACTGAGGGGAtagtgctgcagcagctggaggagctgctccTAAACCGTGAGCAGATTATCCAGAAAATGCACTCAAAGCATGACACGCTGTCGATGAGACGCGAGCCGCGTGAGAAAAAGAAGCTGAACAAGAAAGCATAA
- the LOC4802735 gene encoding uncharacterized protein isoform X2, producing MPQKVLTRRQRKAADATRQAEEEALKNPQPVTAVKGVKRVQAMPPEKQQQITPGGKPPAPTPLSPPKPPTSGRTGTAPINKTAKLTQKRTQSSKLVESIIYSKNPVPSGRLPKKMPEALNLEPKPLSGAKPRTAGSASASAPAAAVGPGTSTESEMWREIQPGHQKRAKEHLLSIWNKIQKHMGVSTMNTKNSHKTVNIPLLNKICEEIKSRWQGILPADGEETQPEIYGRRQREVSPSLSSLSFTPSEMELIPQTLEAVENYLASVGTENDFDFEKSVQQADAAQIAPQLQPELPENSVKKPEKAQKSVTIRPDDSIEIIGQTGYFVITGTDEQLAQKLIDLKDQGVTVEQSIQLPEGTEGIVLQQLEELLLNREQIIQKMHSKHDTLSMRREPREKKKLNKKA from the coding sequence ATGCCACAAAAGGTGTTAACACGTCGCCAGCGGAAGGCAGCCGATGCCACACGTCAAGCAGAAGAAGAGGCGCTCAAGAATCCACAACCAGTGACCGCTGTGAAAGGTGTGAAAAGGGTTCAGGCAATGCCGccggagaagcagcagcagataacACCAGGAGGTAAGCCCCCCGCACCCACGCCCCTATCACCGCCAAAGCCACCGACAAGTGGCAGAACAGGGACTGCTCCAATCAACAAGACAGCAAAACTGACACAGAAGCGGACACAATCGAGCAAACTGGTGGAGTCGATAATCTACAGCAAGAACCCAGTGCCCAGTGGAAGGCTTCCGAAGAAGATGCCCGAGGCACTAAACCTTGAGCCCAAGCCCCTTTCTGGGGCTAAGCCTCGGACTGCTggctcagcctcagcctctgcccctgccgctgccgttggcCCTGGCACTAGCACGGAAAGTGAAATGTGGCGCGAGATTCAGCCCGGGCATCAGAAGCGTGCCAAGGAGCATCTGCTTTCGATATGGAACAAAATACAGAAACATATGGGGGTCAGCACCATGAACACTAAAAACTCGCATAAGACGGTGAATATCCCATTGTTGAATAAGATCTGCGAGGAAATCAAGAGTCGTTGGCAGGGAATCTTGCCGGCTGACGGCGAAGAGACCCAGCCGGAGATCTATGGGAGGCGCCAGAGAGAAGTGTCGCCGAGCTTGTCCTCGCTGAGCTTCACACCCAGTGAAATGGAGCTGATTCCCCAGACATTGGAAGCAGTCGAAAACTATTTGGCGAGCGTCGGGACTGAAaacgacttcgacttcgagaAGTCAGTACAGCAGGCTGATGCCGCACAGATTGCGCCCCAGTTGCAGCCCGAGCTCCCCGAAAATAGTGTGAAAAAGCCCGAGAAAGCCCAGAAATCTGTTACCATCCGTCCAGACGACTCCATTGAGATCATTGGCCAAACCGGCTACTTCGTCATCACCGGCACAGACGAACAGTTGGCCCAAAAGCTCATCGACCTGAAAGACCAAGGCGTTACTGTCGAGCAGTCCATACAGCTCCCGGAGGGCACTGAGGGGAtagtgctgcagcagctggaggagctgctccTAAACCGTGAGCAGATTATCCAGAAAATGCACTCAAAGCATGACACGCTGTCGATGAGACGCGAGCCGCGTGAGAAAAAGAAGCTGAACAAGAAAGCATAA
- the srl gene encoding serine/arginine repetitive matrix protein 2, with the protein MDSRLLNVFHEDPFDGNFAKYETEPSFWSPNDDLQLTDTLNGILPIAPTDAHSLLGHDGVEDVELQSSKNLLIYSDFVEQQLNDQEANALNAQVYQAFADSEVEVAYEQHERHLSAVGQYGDLAVAGLGGSHIEEDEEEGEDVQSQCSNSTFRTRTDSSSIGDYESHSSDYDDDDEEPVPEPELEQERKHNTSLLRGNVDALNECSDRKSRTLSTNTIVSEADALGLNIDVNNFDLADFITKDDFSENLSACRLAESKRIQETAPLTHSKVSLEPLSTPSASAGAATASVVQKSTAVPTKLRDSDDDSDSIIDVETVDVVDVDETLWVKGQLAQAEAASPEDLCYVDNVKADPSWSPKGSAKKQLSLAKEPKLAPMENLEIQARGATGSAKPKATNNICLVPNKKQCDFLKRKVAGGAASKSNKAASKKTQEGKKSAIGSKQQRPSASTGLGLGGKNLALLKHAREAAAASVPPLPATATATPTATPTATPTATPTATATPTATATATPTATATGTVASTQAPKRKLNLEEYKQRRGAGGTAVAKTGTKVKPSPPKQPKLEQQRQPPTGAVGALGALKPMPVTTPSNQQQQKTVAIAQIVNSLKCPPIKGGPTAAALPMDPITVAKNKVLRMLEMKRAQQLKIIDSRVSAKVPRVTKLPPLKDIVKDTYRVELEEDNNSEAPAATATATTARMNTLRPDLDALIIVSASCNTDITIPPNQLSKASPRSLLKSSVLLYNMSNGKDAKKNMSNSLIASIQSEVVRQTSSTAMATLLPKSNAGGGKGAKHPSGTETNVPHGEDMVIMHLPKNRERKTLVNISTQTDLQPEFPLLVLPATTRQSRERSRRKYRKRRVPGSDESSSSRGSSSDSSSLASYRSRSRSRSRSHSIERLRSLDATATCGGSSIGNGGYSSRSTHRHRSSVSSSSYSEAGKYERRQRRTSYNKRRSKNQQPNRAGYSSSGSEISDRERSRSRSPQRPLRRSRSRSQSEARFENNNNNRRGFVDRNVSQPAVEERRIVYVGRIEQETTKELLRRKFLAYGNIKQITIHYKENGMKYGFVTYERAQDAFTAIDTSPKDPQINMYDISFGGRRAFCRASYADLDNAGINNYHSYVFPKEAPAPKPQEDSFEALLLKVKAKLNACKPETPATGPATAPAAAPAPDHSQI; encoded by the exons ATGGACTCCCGATTGCTGAATGTTTTTCATGAGGATCCCTTCGACGGAAACTTTGCAAAATATGAGACCGAGCCGAGCTTCTGGTCTCCCAACGACGA CCTGCAGCTGACGGATACACTGAACGGAATACTGCCCATTGCGCCCACAGACGCCCATTCCCTGCTGGGCCACGACGGCGTCGAGGATGTGGAGTTGCAGAGCAGCAAGAACCTG CTGATCTACAGCGATTtcgtggagcagcagctgaacgACCAGGAGGCTAACGCACTCAATGCCCAGGTCTATCAGGCCTTCGCCGACAGCGAGGTCGAAGTGGCCTACGAGCAGCACGAGCGTCATTTGAGCGCCGTAGGCCAATATGGTGATCTAGCCGTTGCAGGTCTTGGAGGAAGTCACAtagaggaggatgaggaggaagGGGAGGATGTGCAGAGTCAATGCAGCAACTCTACGTTCCGCACGCGCACAGATAGCTCCTCAATTGGCGACTACGAGTCGCACTCGagcgactacgacgacgatgacgaggaaCCAGTACCGGAACCGGAACTGGAACAAGAACGGAAACACAATACGAGTCTGCTCAGAGGCAATGTCGATGCATTGAATGAGTGCAGCGATCGCAAGAGTCGAACGCTGAGCACCAACACCATAGTCTCGGAGGCGGATGCCTTGGGGCTGAACATTGACGTTAATAACTTTGATCTGGCTGATTTTATCACTAAAGACGACTTTTCGGAGAACTTAAGCGCGTGCCGCTTGGCAGAGTCGAAGCGGATCCAAGAAACAGCTCCACTTACTCACTCCAAAGTGTCATTAGAGCCACTATCAACTCCATCAGCtagtgctggtgctgccactGCTTCTGTTGTGCAAAAATCTACAGCTGTACCCACGAAGCTGCGCGACTCTGACGACGACTCAGACTCGATCATCGATGTGGAAACTGTCGATGTGGTGGACGTGGATGAGACCTTGTGGGTCAAGGGCCAGCTGGCGCAAGCGGAGGCAGCTTCTCCCGAGGATCTGTGCTATGTGGACAATGTGAAGGCCGATCCATCCTGGTCTCCGAAAGGGTCTGCGAAGAAGCAACTGTCTCTTGCTAAAGAG CCCAAGCTGGCGCCGATGGAAAACCTGGAAATCCAGGCTCGTGGAGCCACCGGCTCAGCCAAGCCGAAGGCCACAAACAACATTTGCCTGGTGCCCAACAAGAAGCAGTGCGACTTCCTCAAGCGAAAGGTGGCGGGAGGTGCCGCGTCCAAGTCGAATAAAGCGGCCTCGAAGAAAACTCAAGAGGGTAAGAAATCTGCAAtcggcagcaagcagcagcggccTTCCGCCAGCACTGGCTTGGGCCTGGGAGGGAAGAATCTGGCTCTTCTCAAGCATGCTCgggaagcggcagcagcaagcgTGCCGCCATTaccagcaacggcaacagcaacaccaacagcaacaccaacagcaacaccaacagcaacaccaacagcaacagcaacaccaacagcaacagcaacagcaacaccaacagcaacagcaacaggtaCTGTGGCATCGACACAGGCGCCCAAACGAAAACTTAATCTGGAGGAGTACAAGCAGCGTCGCGGTGCCGGCGGCACTGCCGTCGCCAAGACCGGCACGAAGGTCAAGCCCTCGCCTCCCAAACAGCCCAAGTTGGAGCAACAAAGGCAGCCTCCAACTGGCGCAGTGGGTGCTCTGGGCGCGCTGAAACCAATGCCAGTTACAACGCCTTcgaaccagcaacaacagaagacCGTGGCTATAGCCCAGATCGTCAACAGTCTCAAGTGCCCACCCATTAAAGGggggccaacagcagcagccctgcCTATGGATCCCATTACTGTGGCCAAGAACAAGGTGCTGCGCATGCTGGAGATGAAGCGGGCCCAGCAACTGAAGATCATCGATTCGCGCGTGTCGGCAAAGGTGCCGCGCGTAACGAAGCTGCCGCCGCTCAAAGACATTGTGAAGGACACGTACCGCGTCGAATTGGAGGAGGACAACAACAGCGAggctccagcagcaacagcaacagcgacgaCGGCCAGAATGAACACACTCCGCCCCGACTTGGACGCACTGATTATTGTTTCGGCCAGCTGTAACACGGACATAACGATACCACCGAACCAGCTGAGCAAGGCCTCGCCTCGCTCGCTACTTAAGTCCTCGGTCCTCCTGTACAACATGTCCAACGGCAAGGACGCGAAGAAGAACATGAGCAACTCCCTCATAGCCAGCATACAGAGCGAGGTGGTGCGACAGACCAGCAGCACGGCCATGGCCACGTTGCTGCCGAAGAGCAATGCTGGCGGGGGCAAGGGAGCCAAGCACCCGAGTGGGACTGAGACGAACGTGCCGCATGGCGAGGATATGGTGATCATGCACTTGCCGAAGAACCGCGAGCGCAAAACTCTTGTCAACATTTCTACCCAAACGGATCTGCAACCCGAATTTCCCCTCCTGGTGCTGcccgccaccacgcggcagtcACGCGAGCGCTCTAGGCGCAAATACCGCAAACGGCGAGTCCCAGGCTCGGATGAATCTAGTTCCTCGAGAGGTTCCTCTTCGGATAGCAGCAGCCTGGCTTCGTACAGATCCCGGTCAcgttcccgctcccgctcccactcAATAGAGCGGCTGCGTAGCTTGGATGCAACGGCCACGTGCGGAGGCAGCAGTATTGGCAACGGGGGCTATTCCTCGCGCAGCACCCACCGCCACCGCAGCTCGGTTAGTTCCTCATCGTACTCGGAGGCGGGCAAATATGAGCGCCGACAGCGTCGCACCAGCTACAACAAGCGACGCTCGAAAAACCAGCAGCCAAACCGGGCCGGCTACTCCAGCTCGGGCTCCGAAATCAGCGATCGGGAGcgtagtcgtagtcgcagTCCGCAGCGCCCCTTGCGCCGTTCTCGTTCGCGCTCACAATCTGAGGCGCGCttcgaaaacaacaacaacaatagacGTGGATTTGTGGATCGGAACGTATCACAGCCGGCGGTGGAGGAGCGCCGCATTGTGTATGTGGGTCGCATTGAGCAGGAGACCACCAAAGAGCTGCTGCGCCGAAAGTTTCTGGCCTATGGCAACATTAAGCAGATAACAATACACTACAAGGAGAACGG CATGAAGTACGGCTTTGTGACGTATGAGCGAGCGCAGGACGCATTCACGGCCATCGACACAAGCCCAAAGGATCCACAGATCAATATGTATGATATTAGCTTCGGCGGAAGACGCGCCTTCTGCCGTGCCTCGTATGCCGATTTAG ACAATGCTGGCATCAACAACTACCACTCATATGTGTTTCCCAAGGAAGCACCGGCCCCAAAGCCGCAGGAGGACTCCTTTGAAGCTTTGTTGCTGAAGGTAAAGGCAAAGCTGAATGCTTGCAAGCCAGAAACACCAGCAACTGGACCCGCAACTGCACCAGCAGCTGCACCGGCGCCAGATCACAGTCAGATTTGA